A stretch of Rhododendron vialii isolate Sample 1 chromosome 4a, ASM3025357v1 DNA encodes these proteins:
- the LOC131321580 gene encoding CBL-interacting protein kinase 2-like, whose translation MENRGSVLMQRYELGRVLGQGTFGKVHFARNLETGMSVAVKIIDKEKVFQVGLIEQIKREISVMRLVKHPNIIQLYEVMATKSKIYFVIEYVKGGELFNRVAKGKLKEDVARRYFQQLISAVDFCHSRGVYHRDLKPENLLLDENGNLKVSDFGLSALAETKRQDGLLHTTCGTPAYVAPEVISRKGYDGSKADIWSCGVILYVLLAGYLPFHDSNLIEMYRKIGKAEFKFPNWFSLEVRKFISKILDPNPNTRVSIHRITESSWFRKGFDLKPTRTQMEEREITGLNPDEIFGPSEDSSTAAESKQEQLARPSNLNAFDIISFSAGFDLSSLFEDNERKKEARFTSKQTAKTIISRLEDVAKRLKLKITKRDGGVLKLEGGKEGRKGVLSIGAEIFEVTPMFHLVEVKKSSGDTLEYLKVLKEEIRPALKDIVWTWQGDGQLRPQQQQQQDGPELEISSQAPKKNEASFI comes from the coding sequence ATGGAAAACAGAGGAAGTGTCTTGATGCAACGGTATGAATTAGGGAGGGTATTAGGTCAAGGAACCTTCGGCAAGGTTCACTTTGCGAGGAATCTTGAAACTGGCATGAGCGTGGCCGTTAAGATAATTGACAAAGAGAAGGTTTTTCAGGTGGGTTTGATTGAGCAGATCAAGCGGGAGATTTCTGTGATGAGGCTTGTCAAACACCCGAATATCATCCAGCTTTATGAAGTTATGGCCACCAAATCCAAAATCTACTTCGTCATCGAGTATGTCAAAGGTGGTGAACTTTTTAACAGGGTGGCAAAAGGAAAGCTCAAGGAGGATGTTGCAAGGAGGTATTTCCAACAGCTGATCAGCGCCGTTGATTTCTGCCACAGCAGAGGTGTTTATCACCGGGATTTGAAACCGGAGAACCTACTTTTGGACGAAAACGGAAACCTTAAGGTCTCAGACTTTGGATTGAGTGCCCTTGCTGAAACTAAGCGTCAAGATGGGTTGCTCCACACAACTTGTGGAACGCCCGCCTATGTGGCACCTGAAGTGATTAGCAGAAAAGGGTATGATGGATCAAAAGCCGACATTTGGTCATGTGGGGTCATCTTGTATGTTCTATTGGCCGGGTATCTCCCGTTCCACGATTCAAATCTCATTGAGATGTATAGGAAGATTGGAAAGGCAGAATTCAAATTTCCTAATTGGTTTTCCCTGGAAGTACGCAAGTTCATATCAAAGATACTTGACCCAAACCCAAATACCAGGGTATCCATTCACAGGATCACCGAAAGTTCGTGGTTTCGTAAAGGCTTTGACCTAAAACCCACTAGAACtcaaatggaagagagagaaataactGGTTTAAATCCTGATGAAATTTTTGGTCCTAGTGAGGATAGCAGCACTGCAGCAGAATCAAAGCAAGAACAATTGGCAAGGCCCAGTAACTTGAATGCCTTTGACATCATCTCATTTTCAGCAGGATTTGACTTGTCTAGTTTGTTTGAGGACAATGAGCGGAAGAAAGAAGCACGATTTACATCCAAACAGACTGCTAAGACCATAATTTCTAGGTTGGAGGACGTAGCTAAGCGATTGAAGCTGAAAATAACGAAGAGAGATGGAGGGGTTTTGAAATTGGAGGGAGGGAAGGAAGGTAGGAAAGGCGTATTGTCTATCGGTGCGGAGATATTTGAGGTAACTCCGATGTTTCATTTGGTGGAGGTGAAGAAGTCGAGTGGAGATACGTTGGAGTATCTGAAGGTGTTGAAGGAGGAGATAAGGCCGGCACTTAAAGATATTGTGTGGACTTGGCAAGGTGATGGTCAGCTGCGaccacagcagcagcagcaacaagaTGGACCTGAGCTTGAGATTTCTTCTCAAGCGCCCAAGAAAAATGAAGCTTCTTTTATTTAG